CTGTAGCTGTAATCCCATCCATAGTCACTGTTCTATTGTATGAAATGAAATTGTGTGAAATTTCTATACGATTTCACTTTTTGTGTTTCCTACAGTTTTGAATGAATTTGAGGGATAATGTTCCCATTTAcacattctaaacctgtatccTATTGTTTgttctgtcaaaaaaaaaaagagatatcTTGAAAATGTGGGTTGCCAAACAACAttttccccattgacttttattgtatggaaatAAAACCACTGatacgtttctcaaaatatcatcttttgtgttccacaaaaacagaaagttatatagagcagtggttctcaaacttttttgttgtaccctttgtgtagagtgcattgctttgcggccccccaagtAAAGAcctataatcttaaacttaaaacttGAACTGGAGctcaaaccaaaaacatattccattacacaatgctgaaacatcaatccttttggttggtggtcttgtttttctgatgtttgattgcacaacaTTTaagatcaatttctatatttcataaaatgtccCCCTgtaaccatcttggggcccccagtttgagaaccactgatatagaggttttgaatgacatgaggctgaataaatgaagtcagatttttttatgaattatccctttaatgataTACTTAGATAGATGACCAGACCCTGCAATAAATTCCATTGCGTTGACTCTCTCTACAACAGGCCCATTATTACAGTCGAAAGGCAGACCGATTAGTGGCTAAAGAAAAATATGGGGAGGCGATTTTATGCCATGGTCAAGCAGCAGGTAAAATAAAGGGGGCCCTTTTGTCCCCAACACCTAACCACCTATTAAATACAACTTTATATAACGGtgctttaaataaattaaatgaatctGTGTTTGTCTCCCTGTTCAGAGCTCTTGAAAGAGGCCTTGTCAACGACACAGAGTGAACAGGTAGGCAACATATTTGTGATGACAAGACAGGTGTGACCCCATTCCAGCAGTCTGCCATTTGTTTCTTTTGGGATATGCCTTTTACCAGAGTAGTGCTGACTGcatgaattttacatttttttgcatttgttgaCCCATTCAGCAAAAAAGTTTACTAAAAAAGTCAACTATGGCAGTAGTTGTGTATATTTCATTTCACAAACTTTAGAATGGAACAAACTTACACAGCTGTGTTCCATGAGAAAATAAAACGAATGGATTTCTTCTATTTAAAGTATCTTTTTAATATTGAACCCTTTACTGTTAAAGGTGTTGAAAAGTTCCTTTTAGGTTACTGTACCGCAGTTTTTTAGTAGGCTACTTTTTCCTTTTTGTTATTCTGCGTTTTGTCCCATAAATGTCAATTTATACAGCACCAATAATAGTACAAAACAACAATCACAGTTGTctgtacttaaaaaaatgatgttccACTCATCttgaaaacatttcaattcAGTTTCCTTTTAAAAGCTTTTGCTGCAACGGCGCATCAGAATTCGTGTGGTTTGTATGTCGACAGTACTTTAATGTTAAGAGCATAAATGGAGAGAGAGCAACAAAAATAGGGGTTCTTACAATAGCCAAAGACCTTTTCTGACATTGTGTTTTGATTTGCAAGGCTGAACCCAGGCAGTTCATGTCAATTCATCCGTTCTTTTAAGTACAGTATTTGTTCCCTTTGTACCTTCTTAGTTTAAATATCTGTTATGTTCATACACCATCTTACCATTACTTCATAACTGTCATATTTATCAAGGTAAGGCTGTCTTTAGCCATCCAGAGAGACAGACATCTCCAACAGCAGCAACTGATTCAGGTGAGCTGCACACAAGGTCAACCCAAAGGGAAGACCATGGtcagcttttcaaaacacacTTCGGTACGGTCTAGTCAAACGGCCCTCCAATATGAAGCCCAGCCACCTCCAGTTGGCCGGAAGACGGCAAAAGATGACAAAACTCGTCTGGAAGAGCACACCACCGCCATCGCTGACTTGTGGAATCTTGTGGCTCTTCTGCTAAAGGAGAATGAGCAGCTATCAGAGGAACATGAGAAACTGAAGGTGGAGAATGCACGTCTGAAGAGAGGTCTTGATGAAGAGAGTCCCTTAACTTCTGTAGCTGAAACGGCTAAGATGTTTTCACCGCCGAGTGTCAATCTCCTGAACGTGCCGCACCTTCAACCTCCAGGAGAGGATCCAGCTTTTGTGGGAAAGAGCAAACGAGAACTAGTCCTGCATCTTTTTACTGCATGAACGAGAGCTCCCACTGAAAACATTATGATGTTAATAGCATGAATGTTTGTCATTGTGAACTAGTTTAGAAGTGAGCTTAcattacaaaattacaaaaatgatcACTGACTCGCctttgtgtcatttcaaacctgtatgacttttcttctgcagaacacaaataaagacaatttgaataatgttgttaaccaaacaacattggaccccattgactttcattgtatgaacacagacatttctcaaaatataagACTGAATAAAAAACTTTAAAGACACTTGACATTTAGGATTTTGAATTGTGGATTTAATCAATCAGCCTTAGTGatgaaattttgtcatcatttgctcaccctcatgtcatttcatacctgtataaattatattagaaagatatttggaagaatgttagcgattttcagttctgtgacatcattgactgccatagtaggaaaaattaaatggtagtcaaaggtgccccagaactgtttgtgttcctaaattcttcaaaagatctcactttgtgttcaacagaacaacaaaatataaatat
This genomic window from Triplophysa rosa linkage group LG10, Trosa_1v2, whole genome shotgun sequence contains:
- the nrbf2a gene encoding nuclear receptor binding factor 2a gives rise to the protein MEVMDSPLNQAHYYSRKADRLVAKEKYGEAILCHGQAAELLKEALSTTQSEQVRLSLAIQRDRHLQQQQLIQVSCTQGQPKGKTMVSFSKHTSVRSSQTALQYEAQPPPVGRKTAKDDKTRLEEHTTAIADLWNLVALLLKENEQLSEEHEKLKVENARLKRGLDEESPLTSVAETAKMFSPPSVNLLNVPHLQPPGEDPAFVGKSKRELVLHLFTA